A portion of the uncultured Draconibacterium sp. genome contains these proteins:
- a CDS encoding CsgG/HfaB family protein: MLRNVFFRFMMFSFVVLILTACSPYFYQPLGEEHEAQLGPETPMKKDLLDLPSPKEPIVVAVYKFRDQTGQYKPSNVGASWSTAVTQGATNILIRALEESGWFIPIERENISNLLNERKIIRSSREQYEGSSGVMLPPLLFAGVLLEGGIVSYETNVYTGGAGARYFGTDVSAQYREDRVSIYLRAVSTSNGKILKTVYTTKSILSQEVSMGVFRYVKFKRLLEAETGYTYNEPTEMAVTEAVEKAVHSLIIEGVLENLWTLEKPEEIGNAEIQNYRQEKEDALEFDHIGQPFEQTNRTRFYNALKGSAQFCASDYSSKEIRGGGSLGVGFGLTKSFFLETNFGIQSSFIEDVMVSTEYFSDINLKFLANPEGKFSPYLAFGGGTFYDGGNAIGLSDKLWLPYLTYTGGTEYLLTNRLAITGELFVKQLFTDYYDGEKAGSFNDHILGVQLGMKFYIGKN; encoded by the coding sequence ATGCTGAGAAATGTGTTTTTCAGGTTTATGATGTTTTCCTTTGTTGTATTGATACTTACTGCTTGTAGTCCCTATTTTTATCAACCTTTGGGCGAGGAGCACGAAGCTCAGCTTGGTCCTGAGACTCCAATGAAAAAAGATCTACTTGATCTGCCATCTCCGAAAGAGCCTATTGTTGTGGCTGTATATAAATTTAGAGATCAGACGGGCCAATATAAACCGTCGAATGTTGGTGCAAGTTGGTCAACTGCAGTAACTCAGGGAGCAACAAATATTCTGATCCGGGCTTTAGAGGAGTCTGGTTGGTTTATTCCAATTGAAAGGGAAAATATCAGTAATCTTTTAAATGAACGAAAAATTATTCGTTCCAGTCGTGAACAATACGAAGGAAGCTCAGGAGTAATGCTACCGCCTTTACTTTTTGCCGGGGTGTTACTCGAAGGCGGAATAGTATCTTATGAAACGAATGTTTATACAGGTGGTGCCGGTGCTCGTTATTTTGGAACTGATGTTTCGGCGCAATATCGTGAAGATCGCGTTAGTATTTATTTGCGAGCCGTTTCCACAAGTAATGGAAAAATATTAAAAACGGTTTATACCACCAAGTCAATACTCTCTCAAGAAGTTTCAATGGGAGTGTTCCGTTATGTGAAATTTAAACGTTTGCTGGAAGCTGAGACTGGTTACACTTACAATGAGCCAACAGAAATGGCAGTTACAGAAGCGGTTGAAAAAGCGGTTCATAGCCTGATTATTGAGGGAGTCCTTGAGAATTTGTGGACACTTGAAAAGCCGGAGGAGATTGGTAATGCGGAAATACAGAATTATAGACAAGAGAAAGAAGATGCATTAGAGTTTGATCATATAGGACAACCTTTTGAACAAACTAATAGAACTCGGTTTTATAATGCGCTGAAAGGAAGTGCGCAATTCTGTGCCAGCGACTATTCTTCGAAAGAAATTCGTGGAGGAGGATCATTAGGGGTAGGTTTTGGATTGACAAAGTCTTTTTTCCTCGAAACAAATTTTGGAATTCAAAGTTCGTTTATTGAGGATGTGATGGTTTCAACCGAATACTTTAGTGATATTAATTTAAAATTTTTGGCCAACCCGGAAGGCAAATTCTCTCCGTATCTAGCCTTCGGAGGTGGTACGTTCTACGATGGTGGTAATGCAATTGGATTATCTGATAAATTGTGGTTGCCATATTTAACCTATACCGGAGGCACCGAATATCTCTTGACAAATAGATTGGCTATTACAGGAGAGTTGTTTGTAAAACAGCTTTTTACGGATTATTATGATGGTGAAAAAGCGGGGTCATTTAATGATCATATTTTGGGAGTTCAGTTAGGAATGAAATTTTATATTGGAAAAAACTAA
- a CDS encoding carboxypeptidase regulatory-like domain-containing protein, which produces MMKKIKILSCILLLISALACEEDKLDIEKFGSVSGIILDGETYASLEGVQIATNPASSSSITNADGVFTFSKVKEGDIAITARKKDYLSSTVSVAVYDNETTNLTFFLLKDDNNVGWVTIYDPVPGNGATDQNISLNFQWQVDQENNGKELEYTVYYYKSNSTTQKVAGENLTINEVVVSDLEYNTTYYWFVVAKYEGNRVANSPTWTFRTEDSND; this is translated from the coding sequence ATGATGAAAAAAATAAAAATATTAAGTTGCATTCTATTGCTAATAAGTGCGCTGGCGTGCGAAGAAGATAAACTAGATATTGAAAAATTTGGTTCTGTTAGTGGGATAATTCTTGACGGGGAAACTTATGCATCTTTAGAGGGAGTTCAAATTGCAACTAATCCGGCCAGCTCGTCTTCGATAACGAATGCTGACGGGGTTTTTACTTTTTCTAAAGTAAAAGAAGGAGATATTGCAATAACTGCCCGAAAAAAAGATTATTTAAGTAGTACTGTTAGTGTGGCAGTTTATGATAATGAAACAACCAATCTAACTTTTTTCCTATTGAAAGATGATAACAATGTGGGGTGGGTTACTATTTATGATCCGGTTCCGGGTAATGGTGCGACCGATCAAAACATTAGTCTGAATTTTCAGTGGCAAGTTGATCAGGAGAATAATGGAAAAGAACTGGAATATACCGTCTACTATTACAAATCTAACTCGACAACTCAAAAGGTTGCAGGAGAGAATCTGACAATAAACGAGGTGGTTGTTTCTGATCTGGAGTATAACACAACCTATTACTGGTTTGTTGTTGCTAAATATGAAGGAAATCGTGTTGCGAATAGCCCTACCTGGACGTTTAGGACAGAAGACAGCAATGATTAA
- a CDS encoding ferritin, with product MLKEKMLKALNEQINAEQYSSLLYLSMSAYFNDIGLPGFANWMYVQYQEELTHANKFYNYVVERSGKVELKAIDQMPTTWDGVIDVFEKTLEHEQLVTGLINNLVDIAVEEKDHATQSFLRWFVDEQVEEEANVTDILDTLKLVNGQGNGIFMLDREMRSRTFVDTTAAAE from the coding sequence ATGTTGAAAGAAAAAATGTTAAAAGCTTTAAACGAGCAGATTAATGCCGAACAATACTCATCTTTATTATACCTCTCAATGTCAGCTTATTTTAACGATATTGGCTTGCCTGGTTTTGCAAACTGGATGTATGTTCAGTATCAGGAAGAATTGACTCACGCCAATAAATTTTACAATTACGTTGTTGAAAGAAGTGGTAAAGTTGAATTAAAAGCCATTGATCAAATGCCAACTACTTGGGACGGTGTTATTGATGTATTTGAAAAAACATTAGAACATGAACAACTGGTTACAGGACTGATTAACAATCTTGTTGATATAGCAGTTGAAGAAAAAGACCACGCAACACAAAGTTTTTTGCGCTGGTTTGTTGATGAGCAGGTAGAAGAGGAAGCCAATGTTACCGATATTCTTGATACTTTGAAACTCGTTAACGGTCAAGGCAATGGTATTTTTATGTTGGATCGTGAGATGCGTAGTCGTACTTTTGTTGATACTACCGCAGCAGCTGAATAG
- a CDS encoding RelA/SpoT family protein, whose product MEPKEQIFTRYDHLKEFCQLTWDDASFLKLENAFDFAQSVLGETCFSHGEVILSHSLEVASIIAMEIGLEPDSVITGLLHNVMYAGLKEKPTHEDIGSRFGRHILSILEGMAKINALGTDTIDLHSENYRKLMLALAGDVRVILVKIADRLQVMRNLDVYSKENRERLANETQYLYAPLAHRLGLYNINSEMLDMCLKSQKPDEYNYVVARLKETERERANFVAEFVKPIEKKLQQRGLKFSMKARTKSISSINNKMRKKNVSFDEVMDLFAIRVILDSEPENEKADCWTAYSFVTEEYQTNPNRLRDWITIPKSNGYESLHTTVMGPHKRWVEIQIRTKRMDEVAEKGLAAHWKYKGGKESSFDSWLAGIRDILENPGLNAVDFIDHFNTDIYSDEIFVFTPKGDLKKMPSGATVLDFAYEIHSRIGDTCVGGKINGKKVTLKHQLKNGDQIAIDTSNNQKPKLDWLDFVVTSKAKNRVKTSLNEDRNRQANDGREMLLRKFKNWKLDLNDDAIRKILKHFGFKLAVDFYYEVAIGKIDTLEVKSLFVEKETEEDSTKKTIEELLLSTDAKNLTYDGGDDFLIIDNNLKNVNYKLAKCCNPVFGDKIFGFVTINDGIKIHRDNCPNAPQMKERFPYRIIKTVWKDNTSNSSFLTSLHISGTDEVGIVSEITHIIAKDVGTQMRSVNISSDKGNFEGILKVSVYNLDHLEFLIHKLKKVKGVISVSRGEK is encoded by the coding sequence ATGGAGCCCAAAGAACAAATATTTACCAGGTATGACCACTTAAAGGAATTTTGCCAATTAACGTGGGACGATGCATCATTTCTAAAACTTGAAAATGCATTTGATTTTGCACAGTCAGTTTTAGGAGAGACCTGTTTTTCGCATGGTGAAGTAATATTGAGCCACTCGCTTGAAGTTGCATCGATAATTGCAATGGAGATTGGTCTTGAACCGGATTCTGTGATAACCGGATTGCTTCATAATGTGATGTACGCAGGTTTAAAAGAAAAACCAACACATGAAGATATTGGGAGCAGATTTGGGAGACATATACTTTCCATTCTCGAGGGAATGGCTAAAATCAATGCACTCGGAACCGATACTATTGATCTGCATTCTGAAAATTACCGCAAATTAATGTTGGCGTTAGCCGGCGATGTTCGGGTAATACTGGTAAAAATTGCCGATCGCCTGCAGGTAATGCGCAATCTTGACGTTTACAGCAAGGAAAATCGCGAGCGTCTTGCTAATGAAACACAGTATCTTTATGCGCCTTTAGCACATCGTTTGGGATTGTACAATATTAATTCCGAAATGTTGGACATGTGCCTGAAGTCTCAAAAACCTGATGAGTATAATTACGTAGTTGCCCGGTTAAAAGAAACGGAAAGAGAACGCGCCAATTTTGTTGCCGAGTTTGTAAAACCAATCGAGAAGAAGTTGCAACAACGTGGACTGAAGTTTTCGATGAAAGCACGTACCAAGTCTATTTCGTCGATAAATAACAAGATGCGTAAAAAGAATGTTTCATTCGACGAGGTTATGGACCTGTTTGCCATTCGCGTAATACTCGATTCGGAGCCTGAAAACGAAAAAGCCGATTGCTGGACTGCCTATTCTTTTGTTACCGAAGAATATCAAACAAATCCAAACCGTTTGCGCGACTGGATAACAATACCGAAATCAAATGGTTACGAATCGCTCCACACAACAGTAATGGGGCCACATAAAAGGTGGGTAGAAATACAGATTCGAACTAAGCGGATGGACGAAGTGGCTGAAAAAGGTTTAGCTGCCCACTGGAAATATAAAGGAGGAAAAGAATCGAGTTTTGACTCGTGGTTGGCCGGAATTCGGGATATTTTGGAAAATCCGGGTTTAAATGCGGTAGATTTTATTGACCATTTTAATACCGATATTTACAGCGACGAAATATTTGTTTTTACACCAAAAGGCGATCTGAAGAAAATGCCATCAGGAGCTACGGTACTTGATTTTGCCTACGAAATACATTCTCGCATTGGCGATACTTGTGTGGGCGGAAAAATCAATGGAAAAAAAGTTACCTTAAAGCATCAGTTAAAAAACGGCGATCAGATTGCAATAGATACTTCGAATAACCAAAAGCCTAAGTTAGACTGGCTTGATTTTGTAGTTACATCGAAGGCTAAAAACCGCGTAAAAACGAGTTTGAACGAAGATAGAAATCGACAGGCAAATGATGGCCGCGAAATGTTGTTGCGCAAATTTAAAAACTGGAAACTGGATTTAAACGACGATGCAATACGTAAAATTCTGAAACATTTTGGTTTTAAACTGGCTGTTGATTTTTACTATGAAGTGGCAATCGGGAAAATTGATACACTGGAAGTAAAATCGTTATTTGTTGAGAAAGAAACTGAAGAAGATTCGACGAAAAAGACCATTGAAGAGCTGTTGCTATCAACCGATGCTAAAAACCTGACGTATGATGGTGGCGACGATTTTTTAATTATTGACAACAACCTAAAGAATGTAAATTACAAACTTGCCAAATGCTGTAACCCTGTATTTGGCGACAAGATTTTTGGTTTTGTTACAATAAACGATGGAATTAAAATACACCGCGACAACTGCCCGAATGCACCGCAAATGAAAGAACGATTTCCATATCGCATTATAAAAACCGTTTGGAAAGATAATACAAGTAATAGCTCATTTTTAACATCATTGCATATTTCCGGAACCGATGAAGTAGGTATCGTTTCCGAGATTACACACATTATTGCTAAAGATGTTGGAACACAAATGCGATCGGTTAATATCTCGAGCGATAAAGGCAATTTTGAAGGAATATTAAAAGTATCGGTATATAATCTCGATCACCTCGAATTTCTTATTCATAAACTAAAAAAGGTAAAAGGTGTTATTTCTGTAAGTCGCGGA